The Pirellulales bacterium genome window below encodes:
- a CDS encoding ABC transporter permease produces the protein MPDRPLNQNRLSAKFRRVSALVKKESRQIFRDPSSVAIGVVLPLVLILLFGYGLSLDVTNVPVAVVLEDPSPEATEAAASFELSSYFDARATTSMAVAEQWMLERRVDAVIRFRPDFARRLSQGNAEVQVLVHGTDANTARIIQVYAEGALGQWAARQAVEGKPVPSGPVVVQNRLWFNDANDSHYFLVPGLVVLVMTLIGALLTALVMAREWERGTLEALFVTPVRSDEILLGKTIPYFALGMIGWLLCILAAKFLFHVPLRGSLTVLAAASMLYLLVALSIGLLISSVTRSQFVASQMTIVVTFLPAMMLSGFLFDLRSIPTGVRMLTYVVPARYFVAVLQTVFLAGDIWPVILPSAAVLAAFATVLLSLSRGATRKEL, from the coding sequence ATGCCTGATCGCCCCCTCAATCAAAACCGGCTGTCAGCAAAATTCCGGCGCGTGTCGGCGCTAGTGAAAAAGGAAAGCCGGCAAATCTTTCGCGATCCCAGCAGCGTGGCGATCGGCGTCGTGTTGCCATTGGTGCTGATTCTGCTCTTTGGCTACGGGCTTTCGCTCGATGTGACGAATGTGCCGGTGGCGGTGGTGCTCGAAGACCCGTCGCCGGAGGCTACCGAAGCCGCGGCCAGCTTCGAGCTGTCCTCCTATTTCGATGCGCGGGCGACGACTTCGATGGCTGTGGCCGAGCAATGGATGCTCGAGCGGCGGGTCGATGCCGTCATCCGCTTTCGGCCGGATTTCGCCCGGCGGCTCAGTCAGGGCAATGCCGAGGTGCAGGTTCTCGTTCACGGCACCGACGCCAACACGGCGCGGATCATTCAGGTGTACGCCGAGGGCGCGCTCGGCCAATGGGCGGCGCGGCAAGCAGTCGAGGGAAAGCCGGTGCCGAGCGGGCCGGTCGTCGTGCAAAACCGCCTTTGGTTTAACGACGCCAACGATAGCCACTACTTCCTCGTCCCCGGCCTGGTCGTGCTGGTGATGACGCTCATCGGCGCGCTCTTGACGGCCTTGGTCATGGCCCGCGAGTGGGAACGGGGCACGCTCGAGGCCCTGTTCGTCACGCCCGTCCGGTCCGACGAAATCCTGTTGGGAAAGACCATTCCCTATTTTGCCCTCGGCATGATCGGCTGGCTGTTGTGCATTTTGGCGGCGAAGTTTCTGTTTCATGTGCCGCTGCGGGGTTCGTTGACGGTGCTGGCCGCGGCGTCGATGCTCTATTTGCTCGTGGCCCTGTCGATCGGGCTGCTGATTTCCTCGGTGACCCGAAGCCAGTTCGTCGCCAGTCAGATGACGATCGTCGTCACCTTCCTGCCGGCCATGATGCTCTCAGGTTTTCTCTTCGACCTGCGGAGCATCCCGACCGGCGTGCGCATGTTGACCTACGTGGTGCCCGCGCGGTATTTCGTGGCCGTGCTTCAAACCGTGTTCCTCGCAGGCGACATTTGGCCGGTAATCCTCCCCTCCGCGGCCGTGCTCGCGGCATTTGCAACGGTACTCCTGTCGCTGTCCCGCGGCGCAACGCGGAAGGAGCTTTAA